From Pseudochaenichthys georgianus chromosome 11, fPseGeo1.2, whole genome shotgun sequence, a single genomic window includes:
- the aste1b gene encoding single-strand DNA endonuclease ASTE1 → MGVHGLTTYVEGNRNFLHDVKFRDSRLVIDGCSLFFRLYFNYGLDQQHGGDYDAFTCLLSQFLSALEACNIQPYVVLDGGIHPSDKKFPTLRQRLQSKIKEADSLSHGRNGSVLPLLTRSVFIEVLIQRGVPLVQCPAEADWDIACLAHQWKCPVLTNDSDFYIFDLPGGYLPLHYFQWTNLNGKASHRYISARCYTTTGICRLYGGMNQQLLPLFAVLVGNDYGTPKDADALLGLLDAGVLVKGGGRGKGRAPASRIEGLLLWLSSFSSPGEALEEVSRLMGEKDRGPRGKSREKGGLSSQLWAGMQEYHITAQSSLAGWFSGGKTAPGRPSSGMPACLSLAAAQGRLAPLVVDAIVMRRVLLIPQVENSKLASSHCSASNIRQAIYGILMQRGQDVQAEDMTAQEKINQGTKGGRGARGQRGGQVGGGRGQGDILPTQQGVNVGFSNSAATVHAEVSSSPMCVEEYDRVDLNLKKNILEAHQLRTPVHLDTLGQAPVAVRLGVLLDVLGMKQSVLAPVPLHLRLAVAVIAFWRRVASPKPSQPQVQALVLGMIYGELSSNNQPGATHYQQANPQLNWAAERQVCAGLDRQRVRPGERRGLDVGAAHSFSQWQACLWSALCLNQLLLLPLPEPHISWLYSGTLVHGLLRYLKGGQAAESLLAGGSFSVHLYSSLLDAVRSRDSKTHPSSSAAGRGKRGGGRGRRERGRGRGGRGGRGGGRGSEEINNRFALLMSEDESDDD, encoded by the exons ATGGGTGTACATGGTCTGACCACCTATGTGGAGGGCAACAGAAACTTTCTCCACGATGTGAAGTTCAGGGACAGCCGCCTGGTTATTGATGGCTGCAGCCTGTTTTTCCGCCTCTACTTTAACTATGGTTTGGACCAGCAGCACGGAGGGGACTATGATGCATTTACTTGCCTGCTCTCCCAGTTCCTCTCTGCATTGGAGGCCTGTAACATCCAGCCATATGTGGTTCTGGATGGAG GAATTCACCCCAGTGACAAGAAGTTTCCTACGCTGCGCCAGCGTCTGCAGTCCAAGATAAAAGAGGCAGACAGTCTCTCCCACGGCCGCAATGGCTCTgtcctccccctcctcacaAGAAGTGTCTTCATTGAAGTCCTCATTCAGAGAGGGGTCCCTTTGGTCCAGTGTCCAGCTGAGGCGGACTGGGATATTGCATGTTTGGCTCACCAGTGGAAATGTCCAGTCCTGACCAATGACAGCGACTTTTATATCTTTGACTTGCCAG GTGGTTATCTTCCACTCCATTATTTCCAGTGGACCAACCTGAACGGTAAAGCCTCTCACCGCTACATCTCGGCTCGTTGCTACACCACTACCGGCATCTGTCGCTTGTATGGGGGCATGAACCAGCAGTTGCTACCCTTATTTGCTGTCCTGGTGGGGAATGATTATGGCACTCCAAAAGATGCTGATGCACTCCTGGGTCTGTTAGATGCGGGTGTCTTAGTGAAAGGTGGTGGCAGGGGCAAAGGTAGAGCACCCGCTTCCCGCATTGAGGGCCTTCTCCTCTGGCTGTCTTCTTTTTCTAGTCCGGGGGAGGCCCTGGAGGAAGTGAGCAGGCTAATGGGGGAGAAAGATAGAGGACCAAGGGGAAAAAGCAGAGAGAAAGGTGGGCTCAGTTCACAGCTGTGGGCAGGAATGCAAGAGTACCACATCACGGCTCAAAGCTCTTTGGCTGGCTGGTTCTCTGGAGGTAAGACAGCTCCTGGACGACCGTCCTCTGGGATGCCAGCGTGCCTGTCGCTGGCTGCAGCGCAGGGACGGTTAGCTCCTTTGGTGGTAGATGCTATTGTGATGCGCAGGGTCCTTCTGATCCCACAGGTTGAAAACAGCAAGCTAGCCAGCAGCCATTGCAGTGCAAgcaacatacgccaggctataTATGGGATATTAATGCAGAGAGGCCAAGATGTTCAAGCAGAGGATATGACGGCACAAGAAAAAATCAACCAAGGTACGAAAGGTGGGAGAGGGGCAAGGGGGCAGAGAGGTGGTCAGGTCGGCGGAGGTAGGGGACAGGGAGACATTTTACCCACACAACAGGGGGTAAATGTAGGGTTTAGCAATAGTGCAGCTACAGTGCACGCTGAGGTCTCTAGTTCCCCGATGTGTGTCGAAGAGTATGACCGCGTGGATCTGAACTTAAAGAAAAACATTCTAGAGGCACATCAGCTCAGGACCCCCGTACATCTAGATACACTTGGCCAG GCTCCTGTGGCGGTTCGTCTTGGTGTACTGTTAGATGTCTTGGGGATGAAACAGTCCGTCCTGGCTCCTGTTCCTCTCCACCTGAGGCTGGCTGTAGCAGTGATAGCTTTCTGGCGTCGAGTGGCCTCACCAAAACCCTCACAGCCCCAGGTGCAGGCTCTGGTGCTGGGCATGATTTACGGAGAGCTGTCCTCGAACAACCAGCCTGGAGCTACCCACTACCAACAAGCCA ACCCACAGCTAAACTGGGCTGCGGAGCGTCAAGTGTGCGCAGGGCTGGATCGGCAGCGTGTGAGGCCAGGGGAGCGACgtggattggatgttggagcggCTCACAGTTTTAGCCAATGGCAGGCCTGCCTCTGGAGTGCGCTGTGTCTTAATCAGCTGTTGCTGCTGCCACTGCCTGAACCCCACATATCATG GTTGTACAGTGGTACTCTGGTGCACGGCCTGCTCAGGTACCTGAAAGGGGGCCAGGCTGCTGAATCCCTCCTAGCTGGGGGTTCCTTTTCAGTTCATCTTTACTCCTCCTTGCTGGATGCTGTGAGGAGCCGCGACTCCAAAACCCATCCTTCCTCTTCAGCAGCAGGGAGGGGGAAGAGGGGTGGAGGTCggggaaggagagagagaggaagagggagaggggggagaggaggaaggggaggggggagagggtctgaggagaTAAACAACAGGTTTGCCCTACTGATGAGCGAGGATGAGTCTGATGACGATTGA
- the klhl7 gene encoding kelch-like protein 7, with protein sequence MTGVASPEKSPGAKKKSERKCAIKEEHRQLSGIMGVMNNLRKQGTLCDVTLMVQGKHFHAHRVVLAAASHFFSLMFTTRMMESTSHEVELRSAEPEIIELLIEFIYTARISVNSSNVQSLLDAANQYQIEPVKKMCVEFLKGQIDATNCLGISSLADCMDCPDLKAAADDFFELHFTEVYKLDEFLQLDVKQLTHLLHQDKLTIRAEAQIYDAAVRWLKYDVCNRQQYMVEVLGCVRFPLVSKTFLSKTVQAEPLIQDNPQCLKMVISGMRYHLLSLEDREDLGESSRPRRKKHDYRIALFGGSQPQSCRYFNPKDSSWTDIRCPFEKRRDATAIFWDNVVYILGGSQLFPIKRMDCYNVLKDSWYSKLGPPTPRDSLAACASQGKIYTSGGSEVGSSALDLFECYDTRTESWQVKTSMLLARCSHGSVEANGLIYVCGGTVGNNISGRVLNNCEVYDPSTQKWRELCEMREVRKNHGLVAVNSRIYAVGGQGALGGLDSVEYYDIATNEWRAASPMPWRGITVKCAVVGDIIYVLAGFQGVGRLGHVLEYHTETDRWVSCSKVRAFPVTSCLVCVVDTCGVNEDEDMDLIDSQPHAAAAASTSPSASTSSSS encoded by the exons GGTACCCTCTGCGATGTGACCCTGATGGTTCAGGGGAAACACTTTCATGCCCACAGGGTAGTGTTGGCAGCTGCCAGCCACTTCTTCAGTCTCATGTTTACCA CCAGAATGATGGAGTCGACCTCCCACGAGGTGGAGCTCAGGAGTGCTGAGCCAGAGATCATTGAGCTTTTGATTGAATTTATCTACACAGCTCG gatCTCTGTGAACAGCAGTAACGTCCAGTCATTGCTGGATGCAGCCAACCAGTACCAGATTGAGCCTGTGAAAAAGATGTGTGTGGAGTTCCTCAAAGGACAAATTGATGCAACAAACTGCCTTG GTATTTCCTCCTTGGCAGACTGTATGGACTGTCCTGACCTGAAGGCTGCAGCAGACGACTTCTTTGAGCTCCACTTTACTGAAGTCTACAAACTGGATGAGTTTCTGCAATTGGACGTTAAACAGCTCACACACTTACTGCACCAGGACAAGCTCACTATCCGAGCTGAGGCCCAG ATTTATGACGCAGCAGTACGATGGCTGAAGTACGATGTGTGTAACAGACAGCAGTACATGGTGGAAGTGTTGGGGTGTGTTCGCTTTCCTCTGGTCTCCAAAACCTTCCTCTCAAAGACGGTGCAGGCTGAGCCCCTCATCCAGGACAACCCACAGTGTCTCAAGATGGTCATCA GTGGGATGCGCTACCACCTGCTGTccctggaggaccgggaggatcTGGGAGAGAGCAGCCGACCGAGACGCAAGAAGCACGACTACCGCATCGCTCTGTTCGGGGGCTCCCAGCCTCAATCCTGCCGCTACTTCAACCCCAAG GATTCCTCATGGACAGACATCCGCTGCCCCTTCGAGAAGCGGCGCGATGCCACAGCTATTTTCTGGGACAACGTGGTCTACATCCTGGGGGGCTCACAGCTCTTCCCCATCAAGCGCATGGACTGCTACAACGTCCTAAAGGACAGCTGGTACTCCAAGCTGGGGCCGCCCACGCCTCGTGACAGCCTGGCTGCCTGTGCCTCACAGGGCAAGATCTACACGTCTGGGGGGTCAGAAGTGG GCAGCTCTGCCCTGGACCTTTTCGAATGCTACGACACAAGAACCGAGTCATGGCAGGTGAAAACCAGCATGCTGTTGGCTCGCTGCAGCCACGGCTCAGTGGAGGCCAACGGGCTCATATACGTGTGTGGAGGCACGGTGGGCAACAACATATCTGGCAGGGTCCTCAATAACTGTGAAGTTTACGACCCCAGCACTCAAAA atggAGGGAGCTGTGCGAGATGAGAGAGGTCAGGAAGAACCATGGGCTGGTGGCGGTCAATAGCAGGATCTATGCTGTTGGAGGGCAGGGGGCACTGG GTGGACTTGACTCGGTGGAATACTACGACATAGCCACTAATGAGTGGCGTGCTGCCTCGCCGATGCCTTGGCGAGGTATAACAGTGAAGTGTGCAGTGGTCGGTGACATCATCTATGTGCTGGCAGGGTTTCAAGGTGTGGGGCGGCTCGGACACGTCCTGGAGTACCACACTGAAACCGACAG GTGGGTATCTTGCAGCAAGGTGCGAGCGTTTCCCGTCACCAGCTGCCTGGTCTGTGTGGTCGACACCTGTGGAGTTAACGAAGACGAAGACATGGACCTCATAGACTCTCAGCCACAcgctgcagctgctgcctctacCTCTCCATCTGCTTCAACCTCATCATCCTCGTAG